One window from the genome of Anolis sagrei isolate rAnoSag1 chromosome 4, rAnoSag1.mat, whole genome shotgun sequence encodes:
- the NDUFB9 gene encoding NADH dehydrogenase [ubiquinone] 1 beta subcomplex subunit 9 — translation MAAYLTHQQKVLRLYKRALRHLESWCIFRDRYRFFACLLRARFDEHKNEKDMVKATKLLMAAEEEFWDRQHPQPYLFPDSPGGTSYERYDCYKVPEWALDLWHPSEKAMYPDYFAKREQWKKLRMESWEKEIQQLQEETPAGGPLTEALPPARKEGHLPPLWWHIVTRPRERPM, via the exons ATGGCGGCGTACTTGACCCACCAGCAGAAGGTGCTGCGGCTGTACAAGCGGGCGCTGCGGCACCTCGAGTCCTGGTGCATCTTCAG GGACCGGTATCGATTCTTCGCTTGCCTGCTGAGAGCACGCTTTGATGAACACAAGAATGAGAAAGATATGGTGAAAGCAACCAAGCTGTTGATGGCAGCTGAAGAAGAATTTTGGGATAGGCAGCATCCCCAGCCATACCTCTTCCCTGATTCTCCGGGAGGCACCTCTTATGAGAGATACGACTGCTACAAG GTACCTGAATGGGCCTTAGATCTATGGCATCCTTCTGAGAAGGCAATGTATCCTGATTACTTTGCCAAAAGAGAGCAGTGGAAGAAATTGCGAATGGAAAGCTGGGAAAAAGAG ATCCAGCAGCTTCAGGAGGAAACCCCTGCAGGTGGCCCGTTGACAGAAGCCCTGCCTCCAGCTCGCAAGGAGGGGCACCTTCCTCCTCTGTGGTGGCATATTGTAACCAGGCCTCGTGAGCGTCCCATGTAA